In the Cellulomonas sp. C5510 genome, TCGACGACGGGGCCGCGACCGGCGCCAGCGTCCGGGCCGCGGTGGCGGCGCTGCGACGGCAGGGCGCGGGGCGGGTGGTCGTCGCGCTGCCGGTGTGCCCGCCGGACACGGCACGGCTGCTCGCCGCGGAGGCCGACGGGCTGGTGTGCCTGCGCGAGCCGGCGGTGTTCGCGGCGGTCGGCCAGGAGTACCGCGACTTCGCCGCCACGCCCGACGCGGAGGTCCGCCGGGTGCTCGACGCCGCCCGGGTGCGCGGGGTCCGCCGGTCCGGCCCGTCTAGTTCACCACCGCCGCCGACCGCATCGGTTTCACCGTGCGCTGCTTCCCGAACCAGCCCGGCACCCGCCACCCGAGCCAGGTCGGCATGGTCGCCCCCCGGCGGCCCAGGCGGCGCCGCCGAACCCGTCATCACGATCATGCTCCCCGACGAGGACTGACCTCAGCCCGGCCGTGGCCAGCCGGCCGGCGGGCGCATCGAGCGCCGCTGGCCAGCACTGACCGCCACCCGCGCCCGACCGCACCGCCGGTCCCGCTCCCGGGCTGCACACGAGCTCACGCAGCCGTCGCGGCTCACTGAGGCAACACCCGTCACAGAACGGTGTAGGCGTCGCCACCCGATGAACCGGATGGCAACGCCTACACCGAAACTGGATCACATCACGGACGCATCCGCGCCCGGCGGTCGACCGCACGCCTTCGGAACAGGTCGATTACAACAGCGACCGCAGTCGCAGCAACGAACGCGATCCACCAGCGTGAGTCGAACACGATCCTCGAGACCGCAACCGCCACGCCCCCCGCGATGAACGCGAGCCACTGGACACCCCAGGTCCGCGCGCCATGACCACGGTCGGGCACGACGTCGGCGTGGACAGGCCTTGCGGCGGGAGCATCACCCATGCCGGTCATCGGATCACCAAGTGAAGGACTTGTCGAGCGGCTGGCACTGCGAGGAGTCAACAGACTTCCACGCCGGGGA is a window encoding:
- a CDS encoding phosphoribosyltransferase → MAGAGTARDGRTRRGEPFADRAQAGAALARALTGDPRLADAVVLALPRGGVPVAGPVAAALGAPLDVLVVRKLGLPGHPELAMGALAGIAGDVVEVRNDAVLRAAGVSPAAFAEVRAAEAAELRRREAAYRGDRAARAVAGRTVLVVDDGAATGASVRAAVAALRRQGAGRVVVALPVCPPDTARLLAAEADGLVCLREPAVFAAVGQEYRDFAATPDAEVRRVLDAARVRGVRRSGPSSSPPPPTASVSPCAASRTSPAPATRARSAWSPPGGPGGAAEPVITIMLPDED